From the Mycobacterium sp. 155 genome, the window GTCGTCGCGTCGCGGTGGCCGCGCACGACGGGCTGGCCCGCGCCATCTCGCCCTGCCACACCCCGCTGGATGGCGATACGGTCTTCGCGCTGGCCACCGGTTCCGTCGTGGTCGAACCGGATCCGCGAACCCCCGCCGCGATGTCGCCCGAGACCATGTTGGTGGCTCAGATCGGGGCGGCCGCCGCCGACGTGCTGGCCCGCGCGGTTCTGGTCGGGGTGCTGGCTGCGGATGCGGTGGCAGGAATACCCACCTACCGTGACATGTTGCCGGGAGCGTTCGAATGAAGGGAGCCGTGCTGTGCTGGTGATCCGCGGTGACCTTGTCGAGGCCATGGTGGCCCATGCGCGGGCGGACCATCCTGACGAGGCGTGCGGGGTGATCGCGGGGGCCGAGGGTTCCGACCAGCCCGACCGGTTCATCTCCATGGCCAATGCCGAGCGGTCGCCGACGTTCTACCGGTTCGACTCGATGGAGCAGTTCAAGGTGTGGCGCGGGATGGACGAGGCTGACGAGGTGCCCGTCGTCATCTACCACTCGCACACCGCGACCGAGGCCTATCCGAGCCGCACCGACATCTCGTTGGCCCAAGAGCCCGACGCGCATTACGTGCTGATCTCGACCCGTGACCCGAACGAGCATGAACTGCGCAGCTACCGCATCCTCGACGGTGTCGTCACCGAGGAACCCGTCCAGATCGTCGAGCAGTACCAATGAGCAGTATCAAGCTGTAGAAGGAAACCGCCGCATGTCTATTTCTGTCTCGATCCCGACTATCCTGCGTCCGCACACCGGTGGGCAGAAGCGGGTCAACGCCTCCGGCGACACGCTGGCCGCGGTGATCAGCGATCTGGAGGCTAACTATTCGGGCATCTCCGACCGGCTGGTCGATAACGGCAAGCTGCACCGCTTCGTCAACATCTATGTCAACGACGAGGACGTGCGATTCTCCGGCGGCCTGGACACCGCGATCGCCGACGGCGACTCGGTGACCATCCTGCCGGCCGTCGCTGGCGGGTAACGCATGGCACGGCACGATTCACTGTTGCAGGCCCTCGGCGACACACCGCTGGTCGGACTGCAGAACCTCTCACCCCGCTGGGACGACGGCGATGACGGAACGCCACACGTACGGTTGTGGGCCAAGCTGGAGGACCGCAATCCGACCGGCTCGATCAAGGACCGACCTGCGCTGCGGATGATCGAACAGGCCGAACACGACGGGCTGTTGGAACCCGGGGCCACCATCCTGGAACCGACCAGTGGCAACACCGGAATCTCGCTGGCGATGGCGGCCCTGCTCAAGGGCTACAACATGATCTGCGTGATGCCGGAGAACACTTCGATCGAGCGCCGCCAGATCCTGGAGCTCTACGGCGCGCGCATCATCTTCAGCCCGGCCGAAGGCGGTTCCAACACCGCTGTGGCGACGGCCAAAGAGCTTGCCGCGCAAAACCCGTCATGGGTGATGCTGTACCAATACGGGAATCCGGCCAACTCCGATGCGCATTATCACGGCACCGGTCCGGAGCTGCTGGCCGATCTGCCGGAGATCACCCACTTCGTCGCCGGGCTGGGCACCACGGGCACTCTGATGGGCACCGGCCGGTTCTTGCGTGAACATGTGCCCGGCGTGCGGATCGTCGCCGCCGAACCCCGCTACGGCGAGGGGGTGTACGCGCTGCGCAACATCGACGAGGGCTTCATCCCCGAGCTCTACGACCCCGATGTGCTGACCACCCGCTTCTCCGTCGGGTCCTACGACGCCGTCAAGCGCACCCGCGACCTGGTGACCCGGGAAGGCATTTTCGCCGGCATCTCCACCGGCGCGGTGTTGCACGCCGCGCTGGGGATGGGGGCCAAGGCGGTCGAGGCGGGTGAGCGCGCGGACATCGCGTTCGTGGTGGCCGACGCCGGATGGAAGTATCTGTCGACCGGTGCCTACGCCGGTAGCCTGGATGACGCGGAAGACGCGTTGGAAGGGCAGTTGTGGGCATAGAGGTGCGGGCATGAGCATGAACAGCCCGGGTCTGCCGGTTCCGACCACGCCGAACAAGCCTCCGGCGTGGAAGGTCGGCGGCATCACCATGCTCACCTTCGTCGCGCTGCTCTACGTCATCGAACTGGCTGATCAGCTCTCCGGCGGGCGGCTGGACCGCAACGGCATCCGGCCGCTGGAGGCCGACGGCCTGTGGGGCATTCTGTTCGCGCCGTTGCTGCACGCCAACTGGCAGCACCTCATGGCCAACACCGTTCCGGCGCTCGTGCTGGGCTTCCTCGTGACGCTGGCCGGGATGAGCCGGTTCGTCTGGGCGACGGCCATCGTCTGGATCCTCGGCGGCTTCGGCACCTGGCTGATCGGCGATGTGGGCGGATGCACCCTGCCGACCAACCACATCGGGGCATCCGGGCTGATCTTCGGCTGGCTGGCATTTCTGATGGTGTTCGGCTGGTTCACCCGCCACCTCTGGCAGATCGTCGTGGGCGTGCTGGTGCTGTTCATCTACGGCGGCGTGCTGTGGGGAGCGATTCCCGAGCTCAACACCTGTGGCGGGGTCTCGTGGCAGGGACATCTGTGCGGGGCCGTTGCGGGTGTGATTGCGGCGTATCTGTTGTCGGGGCCCGAACGTAAGGCCCGCCAACTTCGCAAGCCGACCAACCAGCTGACCTCATGAGAGACCCGCTCGCGCCGATCGGGATTTTCGATTCCGGTGTCGGTGGGCTCACCGTCGCCCGCGCCATCATCGATCAGCTGCCCGACGAGAACATCGTCTACGTCGGTGACACGGCCAACGGACCGTACGGGCCACTGACCATTCCGGAGATTCGAGCGCACTCTCTGGCGATCGGTGACGACCTGGTCGCCCGCGGGGTCAAGGCCTTGGTGATCGCGTGCAACACCGCGTCCTCGGCGTGCCTGCGCGACGCGCGGGAACGGTACGCCCCGGTGCCGGTGGTCGAGGTGATCCTGCCGGCGGTGCGTCGCGCAGTGGCCGCCACGCACAACGGCCGCATCGGCGTGATCGGCACCGCGGCGACCATCGCGTCGCGGGCGTACCAGGACGCTTTCGCCGCCGCTCGCGACACCGAGGTCATCGGCGTGGCCTGCCCACGGTTCGTCGACTTCGTCGAGCGCGGCGTGACCAGCGGGCGGCAGGTACTCGGCCTGGCCGAGGGATACCTTGAGCCGCTGCAGCGTGCCGAGGTGGACACCCTGGTGCTGGGCTGCACGCACTACCCGATGCTGTCGGGACTGATCCAGCTGGCGATGGGCGACCATGTCACTTTGGTGTCCTCGGCCGAGGAGACCGCCAAGGATCTGCTGCGGGTGCTCACCGAACTCGATTTGCTGAAACCGCACGGGGTTTCCCCGGCCCGACGAATCTTCGAAGCAACCGGCGATCCGGAGGCGTTCACCGCCCTGGCGGCCCGGTTCCTGGGACCGAGCCTCGACGGCGTCCGGCAGGTGGGGCGTCACGCCGGCGCTGGAACATGATCCCCGTCGCTCAAACCGGCCATGTCTTGGCGACATGCATGCCAGGCATGGCAAGCTAGGCACTGTGCGTTTGACCGTCCTGGGATGCTCCGGCAGCGTTGTCGGCCCAGACTCGCCGGCGTCGGGATATCTCG encodes:
- the murI gene encoding glutamate racemase, with the protein product MRDPLAPIGIFDSGVGGLTVARAIIDQLPDENIVYVGDTANGPYGPLTIPEIRAHSLAIGDDLVARGVKALVIACNTASSACLRDARERYAPVPVVEVILPAVRRAVAATHNGRIGVIGTAATIASRAYQDAFAAARDTEVIGVACPRFVDFVERGVTSGRQVLGLAEGYLEPLQRAEVDTLVLGCTHYPMLSGLIQLAMGDHVTLVSSAEETAKDLLRVLTELDLLKPHGVSPARRIFEATGDPEAFTALAARFLGPSLDGVRQVGRHAGAGT
- a CDS encoding cysteine synthase, whose protein sequence is MARHDSLLQALGDTPLVGLQNLSPRWDDGDDGTPHVRLWAKLEDRNPTGSIKDRPALRMIEQAEHDGLLEPGATILEPTSGNTGISLAMAALLKGYNMICVMPENTSIERRQILELYGARIIFSPAEGGSNTAVATAKELAAQNPSWVMLYQYGNPANSDAHYHGTGPELLADLPEITHFVAGLGTTGTLMGTGRFLREHVPGVRIVAAEPRYGEGVYALRNIDEGFIPELYDPDVLTTRFSVGSYDAVKRTRDLVTREGIFAGISTGAVLHAALGMGAKAVEAGERADIAFVVADAGWKYLSTGAYAGSLDDAEDALEGQLWA
- a CDS encoding MoaD/ThiS family protein; the protein is MSISVSIPTILRPHTGGQKRVNASGDTLAAVISDLEANYSGISDRLVDNGKLHRFVNIYVNDEDVRFSGGLDTAIADGDSVTILPAVAGG
- a CDS encoding rhomboid family intramembrane serine protease gives rise to the protein MSMNSPGLPVPTTPNKPPAWKVGGITMLTFVALLYVIELADQLSGGRLDRNGIRPLEADGLWGILFAPLLHANWQHLMANTVPALVLGFLVTLAGMSRFVWATAIVWILGGFGTWLIGDVGGCTLPTNHIGASGLIFGWLAFLMVFGWFTRHLWQIVVGVLVLFIYGGVLWGAIPELNTCGGVSWQGHLCGAVAGVIAAYLLSGPERKARQLRKPTNQLTS
- a CDS encoding Mov34/MPN/PAD-1 family protein gives rise to the protein MRWQEYPPTVTCCRERSNEGSRAVLVIRGDLVEAMVAHARADHPDEACGVIAGAEGSDQPDRFISMANAERSPTFYRFDSMEQFKVWRGMDEADEVPVVIYHSHTATEAYPSRTDISLAQEPDAHYVLISTRDPNEHELRSYRILDGVVTEEPVQIVEQYQ